The Streptomyces vinaceus genome contains the following window.
CCCATGAGGTGACCGCCTGGCTGCGCGCGTCGCCGGGTGAGACAGTGCCCGCGACCGGTCGGGACCCCGAAGGCGTGTTGTCTGCGGACGCCTGCTTCGTCGAGCCGGTCCATGCAGCGTCCGACACGGCCGATTACAAGGATCCTCATCAAGAGCGCACTCTTGCCTGTTTTCGTGCGGTTCACGACTGACGAATTCTTGCCATGGCGAGGACTTGCCGCCCCTTGGTCTTCACTCCGGCGCTGCTCCGTCGATAGACCCATGGCATGTTCTCCTCCTCTCAGCCCTCCGTCTTCGGGCACAGGTACAGGCACAGGTACAGGCGCGGGCAGTTGATCTCCGCCGCCATCACGGTGCCTCTGCTGACATCGGTGCTCGCAGTCCTGCAAGCGCCCGCACAAGCCGCCCCGAGCAAGCCCACCGTTCCCGTCAGACCTTCGACGACCCACAAAGTCACCTTGGTCACCGGCGACGTCGTCACGGTCACCACGATGGCCGACGGCAAGCAGACCGCCGAGGTCGACCGGCCGGAGAGCGCTGTCGGCGGCGTGAAGATCCAGCAGGTCAAGGGTGACCTGTTCGTCGTGCCGGACGAGGCCGTACCGTTGCTGGGCGCGGACAGGCTCGACCGGCGGCTGTTCAACGTCACCGACCTGATCGAGATGGGTTACGACGACGCGAAGTCGCCCGCGGTTCCGCTGATCGCGATGTACGCCCGGACGAGGTCCGGGGCAGCTGCCGAGCCGGCGCCACCCCGGGGCAGCCGGCTGACCCGCAAGCTCGCTGACATCGGCGGTGCCGTGCTCAGCACCGACAAGGGGCAGGCCCGTACGTTCTGGAGCTCCGTCGCGCCGCAGGGGAGCGCGACGTTGGGCGCCGGCGTGTCGAAGCTGTGGCTCGACGGTCGGGTGAAGGCCAACCTGAAGGAGAGCGTGCCGCTGATCGGCGCTCCCGAGGCATGGGCGGCCGGATATACCGGCAAGGGCGTCAAGGTCGCGGTCCTCGACACCGGTATCGACGTCAACCACCCCGACTTCGCGGGCCTGATCGACGGCACGGCCAGCTTCGTGCCGGGTGAGGCCGTCACCGACGTCAACGGGCACGGCACGCATGTGGCGAGCACGATCGTCGGCTCGGGCGCCGCATCCGGAGGCGCCCTCAAGGGCGTCGCTCCAGGCGCCGACTTGTACGTCGGCAAGGTGCTCGGCGGCGCGGAGGGCTACGGCCAGGACTCCTGGATCATGGCCGGCATGCAGTGGGCCGCCGAATCGGGGGCGGACGTCGTCAACATGAGTCTGGGCGACTCGTACCCGACGGACGGCAGCGACCCGATGTCGCAGACCGTCGACGTGTTGTCCGCGCAGTACGGCACGCTGTTCGTCATAGCCGCCGGCAACTCGGGACCCGAGAGCATTTCCGCCCCGGGCGCGGCCGCCTCGGCGCTGACCGTGGCCGCCACGGACAAACAGGACCGGCTCGCGAGTTTCTCCAGTACGGGCCCGCTGACGCACTCCGGCGGTATGAAGCCGGACATCGCAGCGCCGGGCGTGGACATCACGGCGGCCCGCTCGTCCCAGATGACCGGCGGCGGCGAGGGCTCCTACCGCACCCTCAGCGGCACCTCGATGGCCACCCCGCACGTTGCCGGCGCGGCGGCGATCCTGGCCCAGCAGCACCCGGACTGGACCGGGGCACAGCTCAAGGAACACCTGATGAGCACCGCGAAGGGGCTGGACGGCGGGTACTCGCCGTACGAAGTCGGTGCCGGCCGTCTCGACGTGGCCGCTGCCGTGCACAGTACGGTCCGCGCCACCGGTTCACTCTTCTTCGGCAACTACACCTGGCCGCACGAGCCGAGCGATGTCGCCGTCACGAAGGACCTGACCTTCACCAACACCGGCTCCGCCGACGTCACGCTGAACCTGGCGCTGACCGGCGGCGCCCCGTTCAGGCTGGGGGCCACCGAGGTGAACGTCCCGGCGGGTGGCACCGCGGCCGCCCCGGTGACCGGTGATCCACAAGCCGTCCCGCCAGGCCGGCACACCGGCTACGTCACGGCCACGGACGCGGCGACCGGGCGGGCGGTGACCCGCACTTCGGTGGCGCTCCTCGAGGAGGAGGAGCGCTACGACTTGAACGTCAAGCTGGTGGGAAGGGACGGCAAGCCCGCCGCCGGCTGGGTCGGGATCAACCTCGCGGGCGACGTCTGGCCCTGGTCGCTCTACGTCGACGGATCGACGACCCTGCGCATGGCACCGGGCACGTACACCGTCGCCGGGTACCTCGATGTGGCGGGCGAGAAGGCGGACCGCTCGGGTCTGGCCGTGCTGGTTCAGCCGGAGACCGTGCTCAGGGGCCGCTCGGCCGTCGTGGTACTGGACGCGAGCAGGGCGCACCTGCTGCAGACGGAGGCGCCGGAGCGTACCGAGGACCGCCAGCGCAAGGTCGACTTCAACGTCCACTACAAGGGGCTCGATCCGTCCCTGGACTACCGCAGCGCGTATGTGCTGCCGCCGACCTACGACGACGTTTACGTCGCGCCGACGGAGGCGATGAAGCAGGGCGAGTTCATGCTGACCACCCGATGGCGCAAGGGCGAGCCGAAGCTAGGCCTGACGATGTCGGGCAGTCGGCTCCCCCTCGACGCGCTGGTGCAGGCCGGGAGCGCCCTGGGCACCGCCACGGACAGGCTGGACGTCGTCTACGCGGGCACCGGCGGGGCGGCCGCGTACAAGAAGGTGCGGGCCAAGGGCAGGGCGGTCGTGGTCGACCGCAGCGACGAGGTTCCGCCGCAGGAGCGCACCGCGGCTGCGGTCGCGGCCGGCGCGAAAGCGCTGATCGTGGTCAACGACGGTGTCGGCGCTCTGATGGAGTACGTCGGAGAGTCAGCCATCCCCGTCGCCTCCGTACACCGCGACGCGGGCAGAGCCCTCGTCTCGATGGCCCGGCGCGGCCACGACCAGCTGACCGTCGAACAGACCGAGTACACACCGTTCGTCTACGACCTGACCAGGGACTATGCCGGCCGGGTGCCGGACCGGGCCCTGGTCTACCGGCCGGCCAAGGCTGACCTCGCACGGATCGACGCCCGCTACTACTCCGCTGCGGGCGGCCGGCTGGCGGAGGGCTACCGGTCCGACTTCACCCTCAGCCCGTCGTTCAACTTGCCCGACGAGGAGTGGCACCCGGGCACCCGCACCGAGTGGGTGACTCCGGGACAGGTCTGGAGGGAGTTTCACACGCAGGGCGTCGACGGACCCCTTCCATGGTCGATGGTGTCGGGCGACAACACGTACGCCAAGGGCAGGAGCACCCGGCTGGACTGGTTCGCTCCGGCTACCCGGCCCGGCCAGAGCGAGTCCTTCGGTGTGTACAACTCCCGCTGGCAGAACTACATGACGTGGAACGTGCAGGCGTGGGCCTCCGCCAGCGACACCATGCGGTTGGGAGGCTACCTGCCGTGGGGTGAGACGCCGTCGCACCTGCAGGTCTTCCAGGGGGACACGCTGATCCACGACAACCCGGTCAGCGGAGACATGCAGTGGCAGGAAGTACCGGCGGGCGACTTGCCCTACCGCGCCGTCCTCGACGCGGAGCGGCCCGGTGACCTCTTCCGGCTGTCGACGCGCACCCATACCGAGTGGACCTTCATGTCGGGCACCGTCGACTCGGACTCCTTCGAGCCGTTCTCGGTGCTGAACCTGGACTACGAACTGGAGTCGGACCTGCACGGCGACCTCAAGGCCGGTGCGAAGCAGCAGATCGCCCTCAAGCCGGTGTCCATGGACCTCGGCACGGTGCCGGGCAGGGTTGCCGCAGTGGCGCTGGACGTCTCGTACGACGATGGCACCACCTGGCAGAAGGTGACCCTGGTCAAGGGCGCCGGCGGCACCTGGACGGGCTCGTTCATGGCGGCCAGGAAGCCCGGCGGCTTCCTCTCATTGCGCGCGAGCGCCACGACGGACAGCGGCTTCGGCGTCAAGAACGAGATCATCCGGGCGTACGGCCTGCGATGAACCGTAGTGGCGGGCCCCGGGGCGGCGATGCCTCGGGGCCCTTCCCGTCAGACCTGCTCCCATCAGGCGCTATTCAAGGTCTGCCGCCATGGCGCATACTCTCCCCGCTGCGGCAAGCGGAAGAGAGTCGGTCGCCGATGCTGGATGTTCTGGGCCTCGAACCCGATGACGAGCGCGTCTACCGGGCGCTGCTCGGCCGGCCGGACACCCGCGCATCCCCGCTTGCGGACCAGCTCGTGCTGCCGCAGGCCGACGTCGACAGGGCGTTGTCCCGTCTCGTCGGGTGGGGCCTCGTGACCAGAACGGCGGAAGAGCAATTCACCGCCGCGCCGCCGGCGGTGGCCCTGGGCGCTCTCATCAGCGAGCGCCGGGACGGGTTGCGCATGGCGGAGCACGCGTTGGTGACTTTCGCCGAGGAACACCGGGCGGCGATGACCGGGAACAGCCTCAGCGATCTGATCGAGGTCGTCACGGGTGTCGACGCCATTCGCCACCGCTTCCTGCAGGTGCAGCGGGCGGCCCGCTCGCAGGTCCGGAGCTTCATCACAGCGCCGTTCGTTGCTCTGTCGCCCGGCGAGAACACGGCCGAACCCGCGGCAATCGGCCGTGGGGTGCAATTCCGGGCGGTACTCGACCGGGCCGTTCTGGGAGAGCCCGGCATCATTGACGATGCGATCGAATCACTGCGCAAGGGCGTCCAGTTGCGCGTCGCCGACCAGCTTCCGATGAAACTCGTGCTGGCCGATGCCGATCTCTGCCTCGTCCCACTGGCGGTCACACCGGACGGAGAGCCCGGAGCCGTGCTGCTGCACCGCAGCGGTCTGTTGGACGCGTTGGACGCGCTGTTCGAGACGGTATGGCGCACCGCGCACCCCCTCGAACTCTCGGAGACCGGCGCAGACGCCGAACCCGCCGTCGAGTTCGGTGCGACCGGCCCGACCGACCTGGACCGGAAGATCCTCGGGCTGCTCCTGGCCGGACTGACCGACCAGACGGCCGCGGCGCAGCTCGGTCTGTCACCGCGGACGCTGCACCGACGCCTGCGCCACCTCACGGACTTGGCGGGAGTCCGCACCCGGATGCAGCTCGGAGGTTACGCCGTCCGGCACGGCTGGGTAGGGCCGCACCGAGACTGCGAGGGTCAGGACGGCTCGGCGCCCCCCTCGCCCTGAGCGGCGGCATCACGCGTTCCGAGGCGAGCTACGAGGCAGGCCCTCGCCGCTCACGACGTGAGCCCGCACATGGCTGCGGCCGATGCCGCCAACAAGGCGTTTCGCGCGGGCCCGGTCAAGGTGCTCGAGTTGTCGGGAACGCCCGTGGCCTGACGGCTCCCGGAGTCGGATCAGGGCGGGCCGAGGGGCAGCGCCGCCGTCGGCGGCTGAGGGATCCGGCAAAGCCGAGGAAGTCGTGGCGCGGGCAGCTTGGCCGCCGCTCTCGGGTTAGCGTCTTGGGATGGTCGAAGAGGGCTCTTCAGTGCTGGTCGATGTGCGGAAGTACGACGGCAGGGTGAGCGCGCGGTGGACTGCTGTCCGGCTGGGGGAGGACGAGCACGGCGTGTGGCTGGGTACGGCGCGGGGTGTCCCCGTCAGTTCGTCCGCAGGCGAGCGGCCAGGCCGGTTCGCGTACGTGGTGCTGGTCCCGCGCAGGGGGTGGTGGACGGCCACGTTCTGTGCGGCCCCGGGTCCGGAGGTGTATTGCGACGTGTGCACGGTTCCCGAATGGAGCGCGGACGGGACCGTTGTGAGCATGGTGGACCTCGATCTCGATGTCGTGAGGCCGCGGGGAGGCGAGGCCCACGTCGAGGACGAGGACCAGTTCGCGGAACGACGGGTGCGCTACGGCTACCCGGACGGCGTCGTCGAGGCGGCCCGGCAGACCTGCGAGTGGTTGATGGAGAGGGTCGGCCCCGAACGTGGTGGGGCCGTCGAACCCTTCGCCTCGACGTACCGCTACTGGCTCGGCCTTGTCGGATAGATCCCCGCCGGCGACTCCGCTCGGTGGTGCCGTTCGGCCGGGTGTGGGCGAAGGCGCCTTCGGCTAGGACGTGTACAGAATCCGGGTGAATCGAGGTCGGGTTCCAGTGCGGGCAGCCGTACCCACCGGGTGGTCCGTTCGGCCCGGTGCTTAGGGTCGCGGTGTGATCCATCCTCTTTCAGGGCCTCCCACGTGGAGGCTTCCGTTCGCCGCATTTCTTCTTGTCCTTGCGACATTCACCTGCTGGTACGGGCTCCAGCCGGTTCCCCAGGAGTGCACGTTGCTGTACGGAGGGGGCAGCAGTTGGAAGGAGGCTTATCGGCACGCGGTCGAAGCGGGCGTCTGTGAGGCGCCGGCGCGTTGGAGGACCTGGATCGGGTGACCCGATCCGAAGCCCGCGACGGAATCCGGGCGGGGGGCGTTCCGTCCACCCGGCGGTCTCCCAGCTGCCCCGCCAGCCGGGGCCCGACCAGGACGAAGCCGATGCGGGGCCCATAAGCGTCGCGGTAGTGCCGACAGGGTGAGGCCGAGACCGGCCACCGCCGCGTCCGGGCGCCGGGGAATACGGAAAGCCGGAAGGTGCCCCGCGACGTCTCCGCCTCTGCCGTCGAGGAGAGCTTTCGTGCTCGAACGTAGGCAGGTCAAGGACCGCACCCACGTCACGTTCGTCCTGCCGGCCGAAACCCCGCCCGGCCCGGTCGGTGTGGTGGGTGATTTCAACGACAGGCAGCCCGGTGTCCACACTCTGGAACCGCGCCACGACGGAACCAAAGGCCGCCTGCTCGGGGCGAAGCGGTGACCATGGGCGCGGACGACGATGCCGCGGAGATACTGTGCACCGTGACCGGGCACAAGGTCCGCCGCCTCCCGGTGATCGATGGCCACCGCCTGGCCGGCATGGTCGCCCAAGCCGCTGTCGCCCGCGCCCTGCCCGACCCGCAGGTCGGGGAGGCGAGGGCCGTGAGAGTTACGGTCAAGGCGCCCCGGCGTTCCGCTCGCCCGCCGCTCTCGTGGAGAGGGCAAGCCGGCGCTGGGCCCGGCGCAGCATCAGGCGGGTCATGTACGGGTGGGCGAGGCCCGCCACCGCGACGTACAGGCGTCCGCGGGTGTTGTGGAGTCGTACGGCCGCTGCCAGGGCCACGGCGTCGTCCTCGATCACGATCGAGGACCGGAAGTCCAGGTGGGAGGCGTCCTTGCCGACCATGAGCTCACGGTCGGCGGTGCCGCGGACGGGGAACGGCGGCACGTTCCTCCAATCCCGTGGGTCGCGGGACATCCCCGGTGGCAGGGGCAGACGCCATGCGTCGGTGAAGTCCGGCCGGGGCACGGCCTCGTGCAGCAGCCGGGCGTGCGAGGGCACGGGAACGGCGTGCGGACGGGCCCAGAACAGCCGGTTGGCCAGCAGTGCGCGCGGCTGTCGACGGGTCGGCGCGTGGGGCGGACGGCTGAGGGCGCTCCGCTCGATGTTGTCGAAGACCTCCTCGATCATTTGCACGAACGGCCTGAGCGGCATGGTGAGTTCGAGGACATGGACGACCCGGCAGCGGTCCGGCCCGAGGGGTTCGACGTCGAAACGGTGGTACCCCTGCCCCATCGCCCCACCGGTGGTGTCGAAGCGTACGGAGCGCCCCGGCGCGTACGCGGTCACGCAGTAGCGGACCGCCAGACCGGTGTGGGGAAGATGGGGTCGTCGGGTGCCGACACCCGGTCGAGGAGCGCCCCGACGCAGTCGGCTGGTGCCGGGATGATCCGCTGGCCGCGCTGTACCCGCAGGGCCAACTGGTCGAGATCGCCGACTCGTCCACCCTCATCCCCGAGGACCAGCCCGAGGCCACCGTCGTCGAACGCCGTGCCGAGCTGCTGTGCCTGTACACCGGGCTGCCCGGGGAAACCCGCCCTTGCGCGGGTCGCGCGGGTCGATGCTCCCGCGCCCGGATCCCTGCTCATCCATGAGCCGGATGCCGGCCAGCTGGTGCCGGGGGCACGGTGACGGCCGCTCTGGGATGCCTGGACAAGTACCGGTGGCTGAGACGAATGGCGAAACGGCCGGGTTCGTTGGGCAAACGCCTCGATTGGGTGAGAGCGCTCGGCTTCGGGAGTCACGGGGTGATCCCCCCGCTTGGCCAATGTCGATGAGTTCGGCGTTCTGGGCACAGAAGCTGGGATGAGGATGCCCGCGCCGACGGGGACGACCAGGCTCAGTGATCTGGGCTCCGTTCGGATCGGCGGGTAGCTCCTTCAGGCCCATCCGGCTGTGTTCGCGCATGGTCATCTCTCCAGTGAGCAGAAGAGACGCAGCGAGTTGCCTACCCCCTTGGAGGGCAAGCACGATGGCAGACGACGTACGGCCGGGGAATGGGTCCTCGGCGAGCATTTCCGCGGGCGAACAGATCGCCGCCGCGCTGAACAGTCTTCCTCCATCCATGGTGGTGGCCCTGAAGCAGTTGATGATCTCATTCGGGTTCCCCGCGACGGGCACCGTCAACGAAATGCCTCCGGGTGTTGCCCCCGCGCTGACCGCGATCGCGGACGCGTTCTACGGAAGCAGCTCGGGCGGGCAAGGGACGGCCTCGCGGGGTGGCGGAACCCCGCCCTTCCCGAACACGCCGCCGCTTCCTCCGCCCCCGCCCGGCGTGATCACCGGCTAGCCGCTGCCCGGGCAGGGCCTGGTGGGAGCCCTACGGCCTCGGCTGCCGACCCCGGCCCCGCCAGGTCGTCGCCTTGCGCCGGGATCCCACCGGTACGGCAGGGCAGCGGATCGACACCGCGCGCCGGGGGGCTTTGGGCCCCTCGGGCAGGGCGCTGCGCCCCGTGCCCACCCTCACGAGGTAGAGGAAGCAAAACCCGTCCCGATCCCGCCGGCTCCCCGATCGGGGTGCGGGCGGTCCGCGTCGATGGTGCGACTGCGTCAGGGCGCTGCCGGGCTGCTCGCACGCCTTTGCCGGCCAAGGAGCACGCTGTGGAGCGGGTACCTGAACGCTTGCCTCCGGGCTCAGTGCACTCAGTGGACGGCTGCGTCGGGCGACGGAGTGAGGGCCGAGGGCGTGAGGGTCGAGGGCGTGAGCCCCGGAGAGCAGCTTCACAGGGCGAAGGTCCGGCGCCGATCGCGGACTGCCGCCATGTCCGCCGCGGCGCGGCGTGCGGCGGCGGCGTGGTGGGGCGCGTTCCAGGCCAGGGCGACACGTTCGGCCAGCGCGTAGGCGTCGGCCGCGGCCCGCTCTTCGCCGAGGAGGAGGTGGAGGTCGGCCAAGGGGTGGGCGAGCGGGCGGGTGGCGTAGGCAGCGTTCGCCGCGCCGGCGAACTGGTCCCGGACCGGGCGCAGATGCTCGACCAACAGGGCCGCGGAGTCGGTGTCGGCGTGCAGGACGGCGAGTTCGCTGCGGTAGTCGAGCTCCACGCCGTAGAGGTGGTCCGTCATCGGTTGCGGGGGGAAACGCACGTCGCGTGCCTCGTCCAGTCGGCCCTGGCGGGCCAGCACGAGAGCGTGCGCGACGGCGACGGGGGCGCCTACGGCCTCGTGCACCTCGCGGACGCTCTGCGCGATCTCGGCGGTCCGTCCCTGGGTGAAGCGGATGGTCCACAGGCCGAGCGTGCGTGGGCCGGTCGCGTGGTGTGCCCCGACCCGCTGGAACAGCTCGTCCGCCTGGGCGTACCGCTCCTCGGCCTCCGTGAACCGACCCGCGATGGCGGCGAGCATGGCCAGGGTCGTGACGTTGATGCCGAGCGCCCACAGCATCCCGTAGCGGTGCGCGAGGTCCAGGCCCTCAGTCGTGTGTCGGTGGACGGCCGCGGGCTCGTTGCGGACGGCTGCCGCCACGGCGTCGAGATGTTCGCACACCCAGCGGTGAGCGGGCAGGTCGTGCTCCGCGGCCAGCGCGCGCAGTTCGGCGACGAGCGCGGGCCGGGTGGCGCCCTGCAGTTCGTACGGCAGCAGCTTCGCCGAGGTCATCACGGCCGAGGCGAGCAGCCGCGGTCCGCCGGCGGAGCGGGCCAGGGCCAGCTGTGCGCCGGCCGCGGCGCGAGCACGCTCGGAGTCCTCGCCGGCCACGGCGTCGGCGAGGACCTGGAGCACGCGGGCCCGTGTCGCCCCGTCCAGGGAGTGGTCGCGGGCCAGCCGTTCGAGACGGGCCAGCGCCGTCCGGTCGATGAACCCCTCCAGCCGGCTGCGCCAGGGTGAGGGCTCGGTCCAGGCCCCGTAGACCGCCGCCACCAGGTCGTCGCGATGGGCCCGTACCGCGAGGTCCACGGCCTGCTGCCGGGTGCGCCGGGCCGCGGCCGTGGCGCCGGCGCGGAGCTGCGCCCCGAGCAGGCGCATCAGGAGGGCGAGGGTGGTGTCGGGGTCCGCGTACGGGTCGGCGGTGGCCGCGCTGTGCACGTCCAGCGCCTGGGCGATCAGCCCGACCGCGACGTCGTGCGCGTACCGGCGCTCCGCCAGCCCGGCAGCGCCCAGGGCGTATTCGACGGCCAGGGGGGCGTTCACGGCGCTCCCGGATCGGGCGAAGTGGTGGGCGAGCGCGGCCAGGTCGTCGGGCCGCTGCCGGTGCAGCGTCCGGGCGATGCGGTCGTGCAGGCGGGATCGCCGTACGCCGGAGAGGTCGGTGTAGACGGTGTCGCGGACCAACGCGTGCACGAAGCCGACCCGGCCGGGTCCCGCCTCGGTCAGCAGGTCCGCGGCGAGAGCGGCGTCGAGTCCTTCGAGTACGGTCTCCTCGTCCGTGTCGGACGCCTCGACCAGCAGCGCGACGTCCGCCTCCACCCCTACGGCGGCGGCGAGCCGCACGACCGCCAGCGCGGCGTCGGGCAGCAGGGCCAGGCGCCTGCGCAGGACGTCCCGGACGCCTTGGGGGACCTCGGAGAGGGCCACCAGTGCCCCTTCGCTGTCGAGCAGGCGCGCGCTCTCCCAGACGTAGAACGGATTGCCGCCCGTCCGGGCCGTGATCGTGGCCACGGTGGCCCGGTCGACCGGCTTGCGGCAGACGGCGTCGACGAGGGTCGCGACGTCGCGCGCTGAGAGTCCGCCGAGCGCGATCCGGTGCGGGAGGCGCGGGGCGAGCTGCGCGAGAGTCTTGCCCAGCCGGTCTGTCACCTCGGCGGGCCGGTAGCAGGCAATGGTGAGCAAGGGGACGCCGGTGACGGCGGCCGCTGCTTCGAG
Protein-coding sequences here:
- a CDS encoding S8 family peptidase, with the protein product MVTGDVVTVTTMADGKQTAEVDRPESAVGGVKIQQVKGDLFVVPDEAVPLLGADRLDRRLFNVTDLIEMGYDDAKSPAVPLIAMYARTRSGAAAEPAPPRGSRLTRKLADIGGAVLSTDKGQARTFWSSVAPQGSATLGAGVSKLWLDGRVKANLKESVPLIGAPEAWAAGYTGKGVKVAVLDTGIDVNHPDFAGLIDGTASFVPGEAVTDVNGHGTHVASTIVGSGAASGGALKGVAPGADLYVGKVLGGAEGYGQDSWIMAGMQWAAESGADVVNMSLGDSYPTDGSDPMSQTVDVLSAQYGTLFVIAAGNSGPESISAPGAAASALTVAATDKQDRLASFSSTGPLTHSGGMKPDIAAPGVDITAARSSQMTGGGEGSYRTLSGTSMATPHVAGAAAILAQQHPDWTGAQLKEHLMSTAKGLDGGYSPYEVGAGRLDVAAAVHSTVRATGSLFFGNYTWPHEPSDVAVTKDLTFTNTGSADVTLNLALTGGAPFRLGATEVNVPAGGTAAAPVTGDPQAVPPGRHTGYVTATDAATGRAVTRTSVALLEEEERYDLNVKLVGRDGKPAAGWVGINLAGDVWPWSLYVDGSTTLRMAPGTYTVAGYLDVAGEKADRSGLAVLVQPETVLRGRSAVVVLDASRAHLLQTEAPERTEDRQRKVDFNVHYKGLDPSLDYRSAYVLPPTYDDVYVAPTEAMKQGEFMLTTRWRKGEPKLGLTMSGSRLPLDALVQAGSALGTATDRLDVVYAGTGGAAAYKKVRAKGRAVVVDRSDEVPPQERTAAAVAAGAKALIVVNDGVGALMEYVGESAIPVASVHRDAGRALVSMARRGHDQLTVEQTEYTPFVYDLTRDYAGRVPDRALVYRPAKADLARIDARYYSAAGGRLAEGYRSDFTLSPSFNLPDEEWHPGTRTEWVTPGQVWREFHTQGVDGPLPWSMVSGDNTYAKGRSTRLDWFAPATRPGQSESFGVYNSRWQNYMTWNVQAWASASDTMRLGGYLPWGETPSHLQVFQGDTLIHDNPVSGDMQWQEVPAGDLPYRAVLDAERPGDLFRLSTRTHTEWTFMSGTVDSDSFEPFSVLNLDYELESDLHGDLKAGAKQQIALKPVSMDLGTVPGRVAAVALDVSYDDGTTWQKVTLVKGAGGTWTGSFMAARKPGGFLSLRASATTDSGFGVKNEIIRAYGLR
- a CDS encoding helix-turn-helix domain-containing protein; this translates as MLDVLGLEPDDERVYRALLGRPDTRASPLADQLVLPQADVDRALSRLVGWGLVTRTAEEQFTAAPPAVALGALISERRDGLRMAEHALVTFAEEHRAAMTGNSLSDLIEVVTGVDAIRHRFLQVQRAARSQVRSFITAPFVALSPGENTAEPAAIGRGVQFRAVLDRAVLGEPGIIDDAIESLRKGVQLRVADQLPMKLVLADADLCLVPLAVTPDGEPGAVLLHRSGLLDALDALFETVWRTAHPLELSETGADAEPAVEFGATGPTDLDRKILGLLLAGLTDQTAAAQLGLSPRTLHRRLRHLTDLAGVRTRMQLGGYAVRHGWVGPHRDCEGQDGSAPPSP
- a CDS encoding DUF402 domain-containing protein; this encodes MVEEGSSVLVDVRKYDGRVSARWTAVRLGEDEHGVWLGTARGVPVSSSAGERPGRFAYVVLVPRRGWWTATFCAAPGPEVYCDVCTVPEWSADGTVVSMVDLDLDVVRPRGGEAHVEDEDQFAERRVRYGYPDGVVEAARQTCEWLMERVGPERGGAVEPFASTYRYWLGLVG
- a CDS encoding DUF2867 domain-containing protein; the encoded protein is MTAYAPGRSVRFDTTGGAMGQGYHRFDVEPLGPDRCRVVHVLELTMPLRPFVQMIEEVFDNIERSALSRPPHAPTRRQPRALLANRLFWARPHAVPVPSHARLLHEAVPRPDFTDAWRLPLPPGMSRDPRDWRNVPPFPVRGTADRELMVGKDASHLDFRSSIVIEDDAVALAAAVRLHNTRGRLYVAVAGLAHPYMTRLMLRRAQRRLALSTRAAGERNAGAP
- a CDS encoding BTAD domain-containing putative transcriptional regulator; this encodes MLACLLAARGAVVSVDRLVEDLWRGTPPAKATVSLHAYVSNLRRVLEPDRPPRTPAAVLVTSPPGYALLLPQEAVDAWRFEDRLDRAQRAPAAQARQLLAEALAWWRGPAFQEFSDETWARPEAARLAALRADARELALAADLRTGHTVRAASAAEALVGEHPLREEGWRLLTLAHWACGRRADALAALRRARAVLREELGCDPSRALVELEQALLDQQLEVLHAHVPEQRPGTAGPDPRTEIARPGHGSTPNAGSGALPAGRPPLFLGRTKELAAADTAAREARTTGGLLLVTGEAGAGKSAFLDRFAHRLRREGWTVVIGRCPGHEGAPPAWAWVEALGALAREVPPAQTADLAVLLHEPEGAAAATRDEAAADRFRTHRAFAAWLTAASAGRPLAVLLDDLHRADGETLALLEAAAAVTGVPLLTIACYRPAEVTDRLGKTLAQLAPRLPHRIALGGLSARDVATLVDAVCRKPVDRATVATITARTGGNPFYVWESARLLDSEGALVALSEVPQGVRDVLRRRLALLPDAALAVVRLAAAVGVEADVALLVEASDTDEETVLEGLDAALAADLLTEAGPGRVGFVHALVRDTVYTDLSGVRRSRLHDRIARTLHRQRPDDLAALAHHFARSGSAVNAPLAVEYALGAAGLAERRYAHDVAVGLIAQALDVHSAATADPYADPDTTLALLMRLLGAQLRAGATAAARRTRQQAVDLAVRAHRDDLVAAVYGAWTEPSPWRSRLEGFIDRTALARLERLARDHSLDGATRARVLQVLADAVAGEDSERARAAAGAQLALARSAGGPRLLASAVMTSAKLLPYELQGATRPALVAELRALAAEHDLPAHRWVCEHLDAVAAAVRNEPAAVHRHTTEGLDLAHRYGMLWALGINVTTLAMLAAIAGRFTEAEERYAQADELFQRVGAHHATGPRTLGLWTIRFTQGRTAEIAQSVREVHEAVGAPVAVAHALVLARQGRLDEARDVRFPPQPMTDHLYGVELDYRSELAVLHADTDSAALLVEHLRPVRDQFAGAANAAYATRPLAHPLADLHLLLGEERAAADAYALAERVALAWNAPHHAAAARRAAADMAAVRDRRRTFAL